In one window of Protaetiibacter larvae DNA:
- a CDS encoding helix-turn-helix domain-containing protein → MAPAEPDDSGRIHCRLDELLEARGMTLTRLSELVGVSLVNLSVLKNDRARAIRFSTLTAICDALDCQPGDLLTLR, encoded by the coding sequence ATGGCGCCCGCCGAACCCGACGACTCCGGCCGCATCCACTGCCGCCTCGACGAACTGCTCGAGGCACGCGGGATGACGCTCACCCGCCTCTCGGAGCTCGTCGGGGTGAGCCTCGTGAACCTCTCCGTGCTCAAGAACGACCGCGCCCGCGCCATCCGCTTCTCCACCCTCACCGCCATCTGCGACGCCCTCGACTGCCAGCCCGGCGACCTCCTCACCCTCCGCTGA
- a CDS encoding aminoglycoside phosphotransferase family protein: MSHPPAEISLTAEQVDRLIAAQHPSRRGTLELVAHGWDNDLFRLGDELAVRLPRRAAAAELVEHEQRWLPLLAPRLPVPVPTPVAVGVPDGDYPWAWSIVPWFTGHPAIADDPADRDALAEQLAEVLVALHEPAPADAPANPFRGVPLAARDEAMRTRLAPHPVLLAAWTDALAAPPWAGPPLWLHGDLHPGNVLVDGATVTAVIDFGDITAGDPAADLSAGWLFFTAAGRERFRAQLGARYDAASWRRARGWAAAFAGAVVGIPESGFAGLAEHVRRELAADEGAGSEEPRPS, encoded by the coding sequence ATGTCGCACCCACCCGCGGAGATCTCGCTGACGGCCGAGCAGGTCGATCGGCTGATCGCGGCTCAGCATCCGTCGCGTCGCGGGACGCTCGAGCTCGTGGCGCACGGCTGGGACAACGATCTCTTCCGGCTCGGCGACGAGCTCGCCGTGCGGCTTCCGCGGCGGGCCGCCGCCGCGGAGCTCGTCGAGCACGAGCAGCGCTGGCTGCCCCTGCTCGCGCCCCGGCTGCCCGTTCCGGTGCCGACCCCGGTCGCGGTGGGCGTGCCCGATGGCGACTACCCGTGGGCGTGGTCGATCGTGCCGTGGTTCACCGGGCATCCGGCGATCGCCGACGACCCGGCGGACCGCGACGCCCTGGCCGAGCAGCTCGCCGAGGTGCTCGTCGCCCTCCACGAGCCCGCGCCCGCCGACGCCCCCGCGAACCCGTTCCGGGGCGTGCCGCTCGCCGCCCGCGACGAGGCGATGCGCACCCGACTCGCCCCGCATCCGGTGCTGCTCGCCGCCTGGACGGATGCCCTGGCCGCCCCGCCGTGGGCCGGGCCGCCGCTCTGGCTGCACGGCGACCTGCACCCGGGCAACGTGCTCGTCGACGGCGCGACGGTCACCGCGGTGATCGACTTCGGCGACATCACCGCGGGCGATCCGGCAGCCGACCTGTCGGCCGGGTGGCTGTTCTTCACGGCCGCGGGACGTGAGCGCTTCCGCGCGCAGCTCGGCGCGCGCTACGACGCGGCCAGCTGGCGCCGGGCGCGCGGCTGGGCCGCTGCCTTCGCGGGCGCGGTGGTCGGCATCCCGGAGAGCGGCTTCGCCGGACTCGCCGAGCATGTGCGACGCGAGTTGGCGGCGGACGAAGGGGCGGGGTCCGAAGAACCCCGCCCCTCCTGA
- the radA gene encoding DNA repair protein RadA → MARPVAPGFACSECGWTGAKWFGRCPECQAWGSIVERGAPTATVAPAAVPESRAARPITAHQADEAAHRPTGIGEFDRVLGGGLVPGATVLLSGEPGVGKSTLLLEVAARAARRGIRVLYVSAEESASQVRLRAERTGALDDELYLAAETDLATVLGQIDAVRPQLLIVDSVQTVSSALSDGAAGQPAQVREVAGTLIRVAKERALPLLLVGHVTKDGSIAGPRLLEHLVDVVLSFDGDRQTALRFVRALKNRFGPTDEAGCFEMTGDGIAEVPDPSGLFLSRATTPVPGTCVTVTIEGRRALPVEVQALVVGTQAPNPRRVVSGVDASRVAMLIAVLEKRCGIKLSTSDVYVSTVGGIRLAEPGADLAIALAIASAAKDLALPRDLAAIGEISLAGEVRPVPGARQRTAEGARLGYRRIVDDGAGTLRTAETLAFSGAQRETVDVPAF, encoded by the coding sequence ATGGCTCGTCCCGTCGCCCCCGGATTCGCGTGTTCGGAGTGCGGCTGGACGGGAGCCAAGTGGTTCGGCCGCTGCCCCGAGTGCCAGGCCTGGGGATCGATCGTCGAGCGCGGCGCCCCCACCGCCACGGTCGCCCCGGCAGCGGTTCCCGAGTCGCGCGCTGCCCGCCCCATCACGGCGCACCAGGCGGATGAGGCCGCCCACCGCCCCACGGGCATCGGCGAGTTCGACCGCGTGCTCGGCGGCGGGCTCGTGCCCGGCGCCACCGTGCTGCTCTCGGGCGAGCCCGGCGTCGGCAAGTCGACCCTGCTGCTCGAGGTGGCGGCCCGCGCCGCCCGCCGCGGCATCCGCGTGCTGTACGTGTCGGCCGAGGAGTCGGCCAGCCAGGTGCGCTTGCGCGCCGAACGAACCGGCGCCCTCGACGACGAGCTCTACCTCGCCGCAGAGACCGACCTCGCGACCGTGCTCGGGCAGATCGACGCCGTCCGCCCGCAGCTGCTCATCGTCGACTCGGTGCAGACGGTGTCATCGGCCCTCTCGGATGGCGCGGCCGGCCAGCCCGCGCAGGTGCGCGAGGTGGCGGGCACGCTCATCCGGGTGGCGAAGGAGCGCGCCCTGCCGCTGCTGCTCGTCGGCCATGTCACGAAGGACGGCTCGATCGCGGGCCCCCGGCTGCTCGAACACCTCGTGGATGTCGTGCTGAGCTTCGACGGCGACCGCCAGACGGCGCTGCGCTTCGTTCGGGCGCTCAAGAACCGCTTCGGCCCCACCGACGAGGCGGGCTGCTTCGAGATGACGGGCGACGGCATCGCCGAGGTGCCCGACCCGTCCGGCCTGTTCCTCTCCCGCGCGACCACCCCGGTGCCGGGCACCTGTGTGACGGTCACGATCGAGGGGCGCCGGGCGCTGCCGGTCGAGGTGCAGGCGCTCGTCGTGGGCACCCAGGCGCCCAACCCGCGCCGCGTGGTGAGCGGGGTGGATGCCTCACGCGTCGCCATGCTCATCGCGGTGCTCGAGAAGCGTTGCGGCATCAAGCTCAGCACCTCGGACGTCTATGTGTCGACGGTGGGCGGCATCCGCCTGGCCGAACCCGGTGCCGACCTGGCCATCGCGCTCGCGATCGCCTCCGCCGCGAAAGACCTCGCCCTGCCGCGCGATCTCGCCGCGATCGGCGAGATCAGTCTCGCGGGCGAGGTGCGGCCGGTCCCCGGCGCCCGTCAGCGCACCGCCGAAGGCGCGCGCCTCGGCTACCGTCGCATCGTCGACGACGGCGCGGGCACCCTGCGGACGGCCGAGACCCTCGCCTTCTCGGGCGCTCAGCGCGAAACGGTCGACGTCCCCGCGTTCTGA
- a CDS encoding DUF4287 domain-containing protein, with protein sequence MSFQAYLDAVEAKTGLTPRQLVDLAKERGFDAPGVKAGVIVQWLADDYGLGRGHAMAMVHVIQKGPEISAKHVGTGGSHSDASTTLWLDGKATNPAGSR encoded by the coding sequence ATGTCGTTCCAGGCGTACCTCGACGCGGTCGAGGCCAAGACCGGGCTCACGCCCCGCCAGCTCGTCGACCTCGCGAAGGAGCGCGGTTTCGACGCGCCGGGCGTGAAGGCGGGCGTCATCGTGCAGTGGCTCGCCGACGACTACGGCCTCGGCCGGGGGCACGCGATGGCGATGGTGCACGTGATCCAGAAGGGCCCGGAGATCTCCGCCAAGCACGTCGGGACCGGCGGTTCGCACAGCGACGCCTCGACGACGTTGTGGCTCGACGGCAAGGCGACGAACCCCGCCGGCAGCCGCTGA
- a CDS encoding amino-acid N-acetyltransferase, producing MTSEFQVRRARTSDVRGILELIEPYVERRILLGKERVTLYEALQEFRVAEAADGTLIGCGALHVIWEDLGEVRTLAVAAPWRHRRVGHAILERLEQDARELGLSRLFCLTFETRFFGERGFEPIGERVVDPEVYAELVRSPDDGVAEFLDLARVKQNTLGNTRMLKQL from the coding sequence GTGACCTCCGAGTTCCAGGTGCGGCGTGCGCGCACCTCCGACGTCCGCGGCATCCTCGAGCTGATCGAGCCGTACGTCGAGCGACGCATCCTGCTGGGCAAGGAGCGCGTCACCCTCTACGAGGCGCTGCAGGAGTTCCGGGTGGCGGAGGCGGCGGACGGCACCCTCATCGGCTGCGGGGCTCTGCACGTCATCTGGGAGGACCTCGGCGAGGTGCGCACGCTCGCCGTCGCGGCGCCGTGGCGGCACCGTCGGGTGGGGCACGCGATCCTGGAGCGCCTCGAGCAGGACGCCCGCGAGCTCGGCCTCAGCCGCCTGTTCTGCCTGACCTTCGAGACGCGCTTCTTCGGCGAACGCGGTTTCGAGCCGATCGGCGAGCGCGTCGTCGACCCGGAGGTGTACGCGGAGCTGGTGCGGTCTCCCGACGACGGCGTCGCCGAGTTCCTCGACCTGGCTCGCGTCAAGCAGAACACCCTCGGCAACACCCGGATGCTCAAACAGCTCTAG
- the rlmC gene encoding 23S rRNA (uracil(747)-C(5))-methyltransferase RlmC, whose protein sequence is MRCGYFEAGVCRSCTLMGVEYSEQLARKVAHAEELLAPWADAVWLPPVASAPEAFRNKAKMVVGGTVDAPTLGILDAARHGVDLQACGVLAPGLGAAFPAITAFITRARLVPYDVPTRRGELKHVLLTESPDGRLMLRLVLRSTESLARIRKHLPGLLDALPQLAVVSANLLPEHAALLEGEVEVPLTADETLAMRLDDVVLHLRPGSFFQTNTGIAAALYRQARAWVDELQPASAWDLYCGVGGFALHIAAPGRRVLGVEVSAPAVASARASAAEAGLADVAFRVGDATAIEAAGAEAPELVIVNPPRRGLGTELAGTLEASGARAIVYSSCNAVSLARDLAALPSYRARRVRVFDMFPQTEHYEVMVLLERG, encoded by the coding sequence GTGCGGTGCGGGTACTTCGAGGCGGGCGTGTGCCGCTCGTGCACGCTCATGGGCGTCGAGTACAGCGAACAGCTCGCGCGCAAGGTCGCGCACGCCGAAGAACTGCTCGCCCCGTGGGCGGATGCCGTGTGGCTGCCGCCGGTCGCGAGCGCCCCCGAGGCGTTCCGCAACAAGGCGAAGATGGTCGTCGGCGGCACCGTCGACGCGCCGACCCTCGGGATCCTCGACGCCGCCCGCCACGGCGTCGACCTGCAGGCATGCGGGGTGCTCGCGCCGGGACTGGGCGCCGCCTTCCCCGCGATCACCGCCTTCATCACCCGCGCGCGCCTGGTGCCCTACGACGTGCCGACGCGGCGCGGCGAACTCAAGCACGTGCTGCTCACCGAGTCCCCCGATGGCCGCCTCATGCTGCGGCTCGTGCTGCGATCCACCGAGAGCCTCGCCCGCATCCGCAAGCACCTGCCGGGGCTGCTCGACGCGCTTCCGCAGCTCGCGGTCGTCTCGGCGAACCTGCTGCCCGAGCACGCGGCCCTGCTCGAGGGCGAGGTGGAGGTGCCGCTCACGGCCGACGAGACCCTCGCGATGCGCCTCGACGACGTCGTGCTGCACCTGCGGCCCGGCAGCTTCTTCCAGACCAACACGGGCATCGCCGCCGCGCTCTACCGGCAGGCGCGCGCGTGGGTGGACGAGCTCCAGCCGGCGTCGGCGTGGGACCTGTACTGCGGGGTCGGCGGCTTCGCGCTGCACATCGCGGCGCCCGGGCGCCGGGTGCTCGGCGTCGAGGTGAGCGCGCCCGCCGTCGCCAGTGCGCGGGCGAGCGCGGCCGAGGCGGGGCTCGCCGACGTCGCGTTCCGCGTCGGGGATGCCACCGCGATCGAGGCGGCCGGCGCGGAAGCGCCCGAGCTCGTGATCGTCAACCCGCCGCGGCGCGGGCTCGGGACGGAGCTCGCGGGCACCCTCGAGGCATCCGGCGCGCGGGCGATCGTGTACTCGAGCTGCAACGCGGTCAGCCTCGCACGGGATCTGGCCGCGCTGCCCTCCTACCGCGCGCGGCGGGTGCGGGTGTTCGACATGTTCCCGCAGACGGAGCACTACGAGGTGATGGTGCTGCTCGAGCGCGGCTGA
- a CDS encoding LLM class flavin-dependent oxidoreductase, which yields MTSPLAVSLGLPGSLPLHTIREAAVAAESAGLHALWLNDTPGGDSLAGLAAAAGVTTGLQLATGVIPLDRLTASEIAGRVIELGLPRERLTLGVGSGAARHPVPLVAAGIVELEALLNVRVVLGALGPRMRRLGAERAHGLLLSWLTPETAAVARAEATAAAIEQGRRTVPRVVLYARTITEPAARPALETESARYESYPSYAANFARLGHGALAATIGAEPGSLADGITAYAGAVDELVLRAITGDDSAAAIRRFVDAVEELGAFLGGVDL from the coding sequence GTGACCTCACCGCTCGCCGTGTCGCTGGGCCTCCCGGGCAGTCTGCCGCTCCACACGATCCGCGAGGCCGCCGTCGCGGCGGAGAGCGCGGGCCTCCACGCACTCTGGCTCAACGACACCCCCGGCGGCGACTCGCTCGCCGGGCTCGCGGCGGCGGCCGGCGTCACCACCGGCCTGCAGCTCGCAACGGGGGTGATCCCTCTCGATCGGCTCACGGCATCCGAGATCGCCGGACGGGTGATCGAGCTCGGCCTGCCGCGGGAGCGGCTCACGCTGGGTGTCGGCTCCGGCGCCGCCCGGCATCCCGTGCCTCTCGTCGCCGCGGGCATCGTGGAGCTCGAGGCGCTGCTGAACGTGCGGGTGGTGCTCGGCGCGCTGGGTCCGCGGATGCGGCGGCTGGGCGCCGAGCGTGCCCACGGCCTGCTGCTGAGCTGGCTCACCCCCGAGACGGCGGCCGTGGCACGGGCCGAGGCGACCGCCGCCGCGATCGAGCAGGGCCGGCGCACGGTGCCGCGCGTCGTGCTCTACGCGCGCACGATCACGGAACCGGCTGCCCGCCCGGCGCTCGAGACGGAGTCGGCGCGGTACGAGAGCTATCCGAGCTACGCCGCGAACTTCGCACGGCTCGGCCACGGCGCGCTCGCCGCGACGATCGGCGCCGAACCCGGTTCGCTCGCCGACGGCATCACCGCCTACGCGGGTGCCGTCGACGAGCTCGTGCTGCGCGCCATCACGGGCGACGACTCGGCCGCAGCCATCCGCCGTTTCGTCGACGCCGTCGAGGAGCTCGGCGCGTTCCTGGGCGGCGTCGACCTCTGA
- a CDS encoding ATP-dependent Clp protease ATP-binding subunit: protein MFERFTDRARRVVVLAQEEAKMLNHNYIGTEHILLGLIHEGEGVAAKALESLGISLDAVREQVQDIIGQGQQQPTGHIPFTPRAKKVLELSLREALQLGHSYIGTEHILLGLIREGEGVAAQVLVKLGADLNRVRQQVIQLLSGYQGKEQVATGAQEASPDKGSQILDQFGRNLTQAAREGKLDPVIGREKEMERVMQILSRRSKNNPVLIGEPGVGKTAVVEGLAQAIVRGDVPETLKDKQLYTLDLGSLIAGSRYRGDFEERLKKVTKEIRTRGDIITFIDEIHTLVGAGAAEGAIDAANILKPLLARGELQTIGATTLDEYRKHFEKDAALERRFQPVQVAEPSLPMTINILKGLRDKYEAFHKVSITDGAIVAAANLADRYVQDRFLPDKAIDLIDEAGARLRLSILSAPPELREFDDKIAAVRAEKEGAIEDQDFEVAALKRDEEKKLLGERLRLEKQWRSGDVAASGTVDEGVIAEVLANATGIPVFKLTEEESARLIFMEKALHQRVIGQEEAISVLAKTIRRTRAGLKDPKRPSGSFIFAGPTGVGKTELAKALAEFLFDDENALISLDMSEYGEKHTVSRLFGAPPGFVGFEEGGQLTEKVRRKPFSVVLFDEIEKAHPDIFNSLLQILEEGRLTDGQGRVVDFKNTVIIMTTNLGTKDITGGPVGFTIEGNSETSYRAMRAKVVEELKKHFKPEFLNRVDETIVFPQLNREELMQIVGLFIKRLSDRLLDRDMTIEVSDAAQARLIEIGWEPTLGARPLRRAVQHEIEDKLSESILHSEIDAGDHIRVDFVDGEFTFETGRQAGRALPEKVGAADAVE, encoded by the coding sequence ATGTTCGAGAGATTCACCGACCGAGCCCGTCGGGTGGTTGTGCTGGCCCAAGAAGAGGCCAAGATGCTCAACCACAACTACATCGGCACCGAGCACATCCTGCTGGGCCTCATCCACGAGGGTGAAGGCGTCGCCGCCAAGGCGCTCGAGTCGTTGGGCATCTCGCTGGACGCCGTGCGCGAGCAGGTGCAGGACATCATCGGCCAGGGTCAGCAGCAGCCGACCGGCCACATCCCCTTCACCCCGCGCGCCAAGAAGGTGCTCGAGCTGAGCCTGCGCGAGGCGCTGCAGCTGGGTCACAGCTACATCGGCACCGAGCACATCCTGCTCGGCCTCATCCGCGAGGGCGAAGGCGTCGCCGCGCAGGTGCTCGTCAAGCTCGGCGCCGACCTCAACCGCGTGCGTCAGCAGGTCATCCAGCTGCTGTCCGGATACCAGGGCAAGGAGCAGGTCGCCACCGGCGCCCAGGAGGCGAGCCCCGACAAGGGCAGCCAGATCCTCGACCAGTTCGGCCGCAACCTCACCCAGGCCGCCCGCGAGGGCAAGCTCGACCCGGTGATCGGGCGCGAGAAGGAGATGGAGCGGGTCATGCAGATCCTCTCCCGCCGCTCCAAGAACAACCCCGTGCTGATCGGCGAGCCCGGCGTCGGCAAGACCGCCGTCGTCGAGGGCCTCGCCCAGGCGATCGTGCGGGGAGATGTGCCCGAGACCCTCAAGGACAAGCAGCTCTACACGCTCGACCTCGGCAGCCTCATCGCCGGGTCCCGCTACCGCGGCGACTTCGAGGAGCGCCTCAAGAAGGTCACCAAGGAGATCCGCACCCGCGGCGACATCATCACCTTCATCGACGAGATCCACACCCTCGTCGGCGCGGGCGCGGCCGAGGGTGCGATCGACGCGGCCAACATCCTGAAGCCGCTGCTCGCCCGCGGTGAGCTGCAGACCATCGGCGCGACCACCCTCGACGAGTACCGCAAGCACTTCGAGAAGGATGCCGCGCTCGAGCGCCGCTTCCAGCCCGTGCAGGTGGCCGAGCCGAGCCTGCCCATGACGATCAACATCCTCAAGGGGCTGCGCGACAAGTACGAGGCCTTCCACAAGGTGTCGATCACGGATGGCGCGATCGTCGCCGCCGCGAACCTCGCCGACCGCTACGTGCAGGACCGCTTCCTGCCCGACAAGGCCATCGACCTGATCGACGAGGCCGGCGCCCGCCTGCGGCTGTCGATCCTGTCGGCCCCGCCGGAGCTGCGCGAGTTCGACGACAAGATCGCCGCGGTGCGCGCCGAGAAGGAGGGCGCCATCGAGGACCAGGACTTCGAGGTCGCCGCCCTCAAGCGCGACGAGGAGAAGAAGCTGCTCGGCGAGCGGCTGCGCCTCGAGAAGCAGTGGCGCTCGGGCGACGTGGCCGCATCCGGCACCGTCGACGAGGGTGTCATCGCCGAGGTGCTCGCGAACGCCACCGGCATCCCGGTGTTCAAGCTCACCGAGGAGGAGTCGGCTCGCCTGATCTTCATGGAGAAGGCGCTGCACCAGCGGGTGATCGGTCAGGAGGAGGCCATCTCGGTGCTCGCCAAGACCATCCGCCGCACGCGTGCCGGCCTCAAGGACCCGAAGCGTCCGTCCGGGTCGTTCATCTTCGCCGGCCCCACCGGTGTCGGCAAGACCGAGCTGGCCAAGGCGCTCGCGGAGTTCCTCTTCGACGATGAGAACGCGCTCATCTCGCTCGACATGAGCGAGTACGGCGAGAAGCACACCGTCTCGCGGCTGTTCGGCGCCCCTCCCGGCTTCGTCGGCTTCGAGGAGGGCGGCCAGCTCACCGAGAAGGTGCGCCGCAAGCCGTTCAGCGTCGTGCTCTTCGACGAGATCGAGAAGGCGCACCCCGACATCTTCAACTCGCTGCTCCAGATCCTGGAGGAGGGACGTCTGACGGATGGTCAGGGCCGCGTGGTCGACTTCAAGAACACCGTGATCATCATGACGACCAACCTCGGCACGAAGGACATCACGGGGGGACCTGTCGGCTTCACGATCGAGGGCAACTCGGAGACGTCCTACCGCGCGATGCGCGCGAAGGTGGTGGAGGAGCTCAAGAAGCACTTCAAGCCCGAGTTCCTGAACCGCGTCGACGAGACGATCGTGTTCCCGCAGCTCAACCGCGAGGAGCTCATGCAGATCGTGGGGCTCTTCATCAAGCGCCTCTCCGACCGCCTGCTCGACCGCGACATGACGATCGAGGTGTCGGACGCCGCCCAGGCGCGTCTGATCGAGATCGGATGGGAGCCCACCCTGGGTGCGAGGCCGCTCCGCCGCGCGGTGCAGCACGAGATCGAGGACAAGCTCTCCGAGTCGATCCTGCACTCGGAGATCGACGCGGGCGACCACATCCGGGTCGACTTCGTGGATGGCGAGTTCACCTTCGAGACGGGTCGTCAGGCCGGTCGCGCGCTCCCCGAGAAGGTGGGCGCCGCCGACGCCGTCGAGTAG
- a CDS encoding PQQ-binding-like beta-propeller repeat protein, producing the protein MPDTTTVAGPGERPADRPRPTRLRRAVASIAVGGLVVVGTAGLAFADLAPTAPAGGAAARFVPPDGYAALATAGDGSRTIHESARDTGPSLLLEEPAGAVAHLFSEIPFDVLGSAQLWRDMSTPLDTPGVPLSSIYLLDDSGVSLLTATGAELGFSYLPGLVVLPADAAPGASWTGEGSAIPGGAIGYTTAGEVAAGDHGCLVTTTDTRYLDAATGEELLQVVDTATWCPGRGVVADRADSGSGPITVESRPLPDVDTGLGGDVDPEPVPLELADAADWTVRPLAFQRSDPAFGDSPRGTPFEGIGATTADGSLVLAATGRLTAFRVDGATATQAWGAAPGGDVLQVAALGELVLVSTSERRLVAYDQRGVRLWNQRFPDVVLARPEAVGADLVAVSLDGTLRRIDAATGETVWSIALRTDVAQAPAVVGGTVVVVDRGSTVIARSLEDGSAVWRTELEGASRVAAGEGILAAQGTTTDVWRLDPADGAIIWHGERPGAARLLLVTAELVVAQSDEGTTAFATGSGARRWTDAAAGGLAGDGTRILLTDAQGLRVRDAAGELEAQLEVPVAGAGTTRFHLPWGDAVRVINSDGTGWLVAP; encoded by the coding sequence ATGCCCGACACCACCACCGTCGCGGGGCCCGGCGAGCGTCCCGCCGACCGTCCGCGCCCCACGCGCCTACGGCGCGCCGTCGCGTCGATCGCCGTCGGCGGGCTGGTCGTCGTCGGCACGGCGGGACTCGCGTTCGCGGATCTCGCGCCCACGGCTCCCGCGGGCGGGGCGGCGGCCCGGTTCGTGCCGCCTGACGGATACGCCGCGCTCGCGACAGCGGGGGACGGCAGCCGCACGATCCACGAGTCGGCGCGCGACACCGGTCCGTCGTTGCTCCTCGAGGAGCCGGCGGGAGCCGTCGCGCACCTGTTCTCGGAGATCCCGTTCGATGTGCTGGGCAGCGCGCAGCTGTGGCGCGACATGTCGACGCCGCTCGACACCCCCGGCGTCCCGCTCTCGAGCATCTACCTCCTCGACGACTCGGGGGTGTCGCTGCTGACCGCCACGGGCGCGGAGCTCGGGTTCAGCTACCTGCCGGGGCTCGTCGTGCTGCCCGCGGATGCCGCGCCGGGGGCGAGCTGGACCGGCGAGGGTTCCGCCATCCCCGGCGGCGCGATCGGCTACACGACCGCGGGCGAGGTGGCGGCGGGCGACCACGGGTGCCTCGTCACCACGACGGACACGCGCTACCTCGATGCCGCGACGGGGGAGGAGCTGCTGCAGGTGGTCGACACCGCGACCTGGTGCCCGGGGCGCGGCGTGGTCGCCGACCGGGCCGACTCCGGATCGGGGCCTATCACGGTCGAGAGCCGACCGCTCCCCGACGTCGACACGGGACTCGGCGGCGACGTCGACCCCGAACCTGTCCCGCTCGAGCTCGCCGACGCGGCCGACTGGACCGTGCGTCCGCTCGCCTTCCAGCGTTCCGACCCGGCGTTCGGCGACTCGCCGCGGGGCACGCCGTTCGAAGGCATCGGCGCGACCACGGCGGACGGCAGCCTCGTGCTCGCCGCCACCGGGCGACTGACCGCCTTCCGCGTCGACGGCGCGACGGCGACCCAGGCGTGGGGTGCCGCGCCGGGTGGCGACGTGCTCCAGGTCGCCGCCCTCGGCGAGCTCGTGCTGGTCTCGACGAGCGAACGCCGGCTCGTCGCCTACGACCAACGCGGCGTGCGCCTGTGGAATCAGCGGTTCCCGGATGTCGTGCTCGCACGCCCCGAGGCGGTCGGCGCCGATCTCGTCGCGGTGAGCCTCGACGGCACGCTGCGCCGCATCGATGCCGCGACGGGCGAGACGGTCTGGTCGATCGCCCTGCGCACCGACGTGGCGCAGGCCCCCGCGGTCGTCGGCGGCACGGTCGTGGTCGTGGATCGCGGTTCGACGGTGATCGCGCGCTCGCTCGAGGACGGCTCGGCGGTGTGGCGGACCGAGCTCGAGGGTGCGTCGCGGGTCGCCGCGGGCGAGGGGATCCTCGCGGCGCAGGGCACGACGACCGACGTCTGGCGACTCGACCCCGCCGACGGGGCCATCATCTGGCATGGCGAACGACCCGGCGCCGCGCGGCTGCTCCTCGTGACCGCCGAGCTCGTGGTGGCCCAGAGCGACGAGGGCACCACCGCGTTCGCCACCGGCTCGGGTGCGCGACGCTGGACCGACGCGGCGGCCGGCGGCCTCGCCGGCGACGGCACGCGCATCCTGCTCACCGACGCGCAGGGGCTCCGGGTGAGGGATGCCGCGGGCGAGCTCGAGGCGCAGCTCGAGGTGCCGGTCGCGGGCGCGGGCACCACGAGGTTCCACCTGCCGTGGGGCGACGCGGTGCGCGTCATCAACAGCGACGGCACCGGATGGCTGGTGGCGCCATGA
- a CDS encoding LPXTG cell wall anchor domain-containing protein, whose translation MTTSGVHARARRAAAGIGAVALGLSGALLAGAPAWAADAPAGTFTVPNAAVVEDDEPGYWSATLTPSSEFSVAEGDVIEIQAEDANFFAEGPAAAEWGGTFADREWGAYLLFLGPTTGFARFTATVTEGDDASTILVTLPADAAQPSDAPIAQLTLSAKGADSSSGISLGAPLTWSGAGASTGDDESTTPDTSAPSVGAAPGSTLSPGGSLVVDAGGFTPGESVEVWLHSDPVKLGTLVAGGTGRISGSFTIPGSVPVGNHTVVATGLTSGASVSIAIRLQLPNTGVDVTPLLLVAGVLGLGGLALVVTARRRGVVTPA comes from the coding sequence ATGACGACTTCAGGAGTACACGCGCGCGCCCGTCGCGCCGCGGCGGGAATCGGGGCGGTCGCCCTCGGACTGTCGGGGGCGCTGCTCGCCGGCGCACCGGCGTGGGCCGCGGATGCGCCGGCCGGCACGTTCACCGTTCCGAACGCGGCCGTCGTGGAGGACGACGAGCCCGGCTACTGGTCGGCGACGCTGACGCCGAGCAGCGAGTTCAGCGTCGCCGAGGGCGACGTCATCGAGATCCAGGCGGAGGACGCGAACTTCTTCGCCGAGGGCCCTGCGGCCGCCGAGTGGGGTGGCACCTTCGCGGATCGCGAATGGGGCGCCTACCTGCTCTTCCTCGGCCCGACCACCGGCTTCGCCCGCTTCACGGCGACCGTCACCGAGGGCGACGACGCCTCGACCATCCTCGTCACCCTGCCGGCCGACGCCGCCCAGCCGTCGGATGCGCCCATCGCGCAGCTGACCCTCTCGGCCAAGGGTGCGGACTCGAGCTCCGGCATCAGCCTCGGCGCACCCCTCACCTGGTCCGGCGCCGGCGCATCCACCGGCGACGACGAGTCGACCACCCCGGACACGAGCGCCCCCTCGGTGGGTGCGGCTCCCGGCAGCACCCTCTCGCCCGGCGGATCGCTCGTCGTCGACGCGGGCGGATTCACCCCCGGCGAGTCGGTCGAGGTGTGGCTGCACTCCGACCCGGTGAAGCTCGGCACCCTCGTCGCCGGGGGAACCGGACGCATCAGCGGCAGCTTCACGATCCCCGGTTCGGTGCCCGTGGGCAACCACACGGTCGTCGCGACCGGGCTGACCTCCGGCGCCTCGGTCAGCATCGCGATCCGACTGCAGCTGCCGAACACGGGCGTCGACGTCACGCCGCTGCTGCTGGTGGCGGGCGTGCTCGGACTGGGTGGCCTCGCGCTCGTCGTGACCGCCCGGCGGCGCGGGGTCGTCACCCCCGCCTGA